GACGGATGTGCTGCGCACGTCGAGTTTGGTCAACTCGGTGCTGGAGGTTATTGCCGAGCGGCAGATTGACTTGGTGGTGATGGGTGCCCACGAGCACAGTGCCTGGCAGCATTTTTTTGCCGGTTCCAACACCGAGCGACTGGTCCGCACCGCACCCTGCCCGGTACTCACCGTGAAGCACCCCGAAATGCAGTTCAACGTGCGGCACATCGTATTTCCGTCCGACTTCTCGGCCGAGGCCGACCGCGCCGTTCCCGATTTGCAGCGCATTCAGGCCGTGTTTCCCGACGCCACCCTGCACCTGCTGAAAGTCGTGCCCGACATCGACCAGTATGCCACGGCCATGGCCCGGATTCAGGACTTTGCCGAGCGCCACCACCTGCAACACTGTGAGCCCGAAGTTATTGACGCCGCCGATGCCAGCGTGGGTATTCCGCTGTTTGCCCGGCAGACCCACGCCGACCTGGTCGTAATGCCCACCCACGCCCGCACCGGCCTGAGCCATTTTCTGCACCACAACGTAGCCGAAAACGTGGCCCGGCACGCTCTTCCGCCGGTGCTTACGTTCCGGCTGTAGCGCCCGGGCCACCTCGACAAGGTCTTTTTCAGCCGCCGTTCCCTGTCGGAGCGGCGGTTTTTTAGGCTGCTACCAGCTTCGCAGTTGCCTATTTGGATGCGGGGCTAAACCTAAGGCGGCCTGAACGAGTTGAAACAGCCAGCCGGTTTTGGCCGGCGCTTTTCAACTCTTAAAAATCACCCCTAGCGAATGGCTACCACCCCCAAACACTGGTTTATTACCGGCGTCAGCACCGGTTTCGGAGCGGCCCTGGCCGAGCTGCTGCTCGAAAAAGGCGACAAAGTAGCCGCTACCTTCCGCCAGCAGGAGCAAGCCGACGAGTTCACCCAAAAAGCCGGCGAAAACGGCCGCGGCTTCGTGGTCGAAGTAACCGACGAAGCCCAGGTCAAGCGGGGCATTGCCGCCGCCATTGCCCACTTCGGTCACTTGGATGTCATTGTCAACAATGCAGGCTACGGCTCGTTGGGCAGCATCGAGGAAATCGACGCGGCTGAGGTGCAGCGGCAGTTCGACGTCAACGTATTCGGGCCTTTGCACGTGTTGCGGGCCGTATTGCCCCACCTGCGGGAACGGCGCAGTGGCCACGTGCTCAACATTACCAGCATCGGCGGCCTGAAAACCTTCCCCGGCGTGGGCGTTTACAACGCCAGCAAGTTTGCCCTCGAAGCCATTGGCGAAAGTCTGGCCCAGCAGGTGGCTCCGCTTGGCATCAAGGTTACCAACATCGAACCCAGCGGCTTCCGCACCGATTGGGCCGGCCGTTCGGCTAATGTCGTCACCACCGGTATCGAGGACTATCAGGCCACGGTGGGCGAAAACCTGAAGGGCATTCAGGGCTACAGCGGCCGGCAGCCCGGCGACCCGCAGCGTGCCGCCCAGATTATGTATGACCTGGTACGAGAGGAAAATCCGCCCCTGCACCTGCCCCTGGGCAAAGCTGCCGTCAAAGGGGCCCGGGACAAGTTTGCTAACCTCGTGAAAGAACTGGAAGCCGTGGCCAGCCTCGGCGACTCGGCCGACTTCCCGGAAGGCCAGTAGCCTGTTTAGGTTAGCCCTGTTTACACAAATGCCCTTGGACCATTGGTCGAAGGGCTTTTGTATTTGGGGGCAGCTTAACAAATCCGTTACGGTGCGCAGGAATATGCCTTGAGCTGGGCAGTAGGAGAAGGGTAGTATATTAAGGTTTGTTTATGCTTGTGTTATCATTTACAGGTTAGTAAATTGTTATGCATACATCACTAAATCATGATTCTACCTTCGCGGCGAAATTCGGAAGGAGTGCTTCCGATAAACAAAAAAGCCCTTTGTATGAATCTGAAACCCTATTTACTGCTGCTGTTAGGCTTTGTGCTTTTCACTAACGGCCAGTTTGCCGCCGCCCAGGGCGTGACTACCGCCGCCATGAAGGGCGTAGTGCTCGACGCCAAAGGGGAGCCCCTGCCCGGCGCCACCGTCGTTGCCGTCCATGTGCCCACCGGTACGCCCTACGGCACGGCTACCCGCTCCAACGGTCAGTTTGACCTGCTCAACCTGCGCGTGGGCGGCCCCTACGAACTCAAGGTTTCCTTCGTGGGCTACACGGCTTACAGCCAAAGCAACATCCAACTGGCTCTGGGCAAAACCTTCGAAGCCAACGTGACCCTGGCTGAGGAAGGCCGCACCCTGGACGAAGTGGTGGTAAAAGGCAACCGCGACGGGCTCATCAACAAGGACCGGACCGGGGCTTCGACCAACATCAACAACGGCGCCATCCGGACCCTGCCCACCATCAGCCGCTCCCAGGAGGACTTCACTCGCCTCACCCCGCAAAGCAGCGGCCTGAGCTTCGGGGGGCGCAACTCGCTTTACAACAACTTCTCCCTCGACGGCTCGATCTTCAACAACTCCTTCGGCCTAGACGCGCCCACGCCCGGCGGGCAAACCAACTCCCAGCCCGTCTCGCTCGACGCCATTGAGCAGCTCGAAGTAAGCCTGGCCCCCTACGACGTGCGCCAGGGCGGCTTTACCGGAGCCGGCGTGAATGCCGTAACCAAAAGCGGCACCAATGACTTTAAGGGCACGGTCTACACTTTTCTGCGCAACGAAAGCCTGATTGGCGAGAAAGTCGGCGACGTGACCGTGCGCAACCCCGACCTGAAGTTCAACCAGACTGGCTTTTCCCTGGGTGGCCCGATTATTAAGAACAAGCTGTTCTTCTTTACCAACGCTGAAATAACCCGGCGCGACGACCCGGGCCTCACGTTTCGGCCCGCCCAGAATGCGGCCGAAGCCACTGCCGCCCTCAACGGGCAGCTCGACGGGGTAAGCCGGGTGCTGGAAAGTGACCTGATTGCCATTCGTCAGCGCCTGCTAAGCGTGTACGGCTACGACCCAGGCACTTACCAGGATTTCAAATACCGTACTTCCAGTGACAAGCTGCTGCTTAAGCTCGACTGGAATATCAGCGCCAACAATACTTTCTCGGTGCGCTACAACTTCCTGCAGAGCTTCCGCGAGCAGGGTCCGCACCCCATTGCCATTGCGCCTTCCTCCCGGGTGCAGGGCGTGAACACGCTGCAATACTCCAACTCGGGCTACACTATTAACAACGGCCTGAACTCGGTGGTGGGCGAACTGAACTCCCGCTTCGGGGAAAAGTTTAGCAACAAGGCCCAGCTTAGCTTTTCGGCCTTCCGCGACGTGCGCGACCTGCCCGACGCTAAGCTGTTTCCGCAGATTGACATTACCAAAAACGGCACGACCTACGTGAGCGTGGGCACCGAGCAGTTTTCGGCCAATAACGAGCTGAAGCAGAACATTACCCAGTTTACCGACAACCTGAGCTACTTTGCCGGGGCCCACGTGCTGACGGCCGGCCTGACGTACGAGCGGTTCAGCTTCTTCAATGCCTTCAACCTGGCCCGCTACGGCTACCCCTTCTTCGGCGGCCTCGACATTGACCAGTTTTACAAGGTAACGGACCCGACCAATAAGGCTGATTTTGTGGATTTGAATGCCTTGGCTACCGCCGGGGGCCGTCGGCCCGTGAAGGGCGTCGACGTAAATGTGGCTCAGCTGGGACTCTACGCCCAGGACGAGTGGAACGTAACGCCCGACTTCAAGTTGACCCTGGGCGTGCGGGCTGATATGCCGATTTATGACACCAAGGTGCCGGCTAATACTCAAATCCTCAACGCCCCGCTGCGTGACTCCAACGGCCAGCCAGCTCAAGTCGACGTGACGCAGTTTCCGAAGGCCACGCCGCTGTTTTCGCCCCGCTTGGGCTTCAACTACGCCCTCAACCAGAACACCTACACGACCCAGCTGCGCGGCGGCTCAGGTATTTTCACCGGCCGTATTCCGTTCGTGTGGATCAGCAATCAGGCTTCCAACTCGCAGTTTGACGCCGGTGGCTACACCTTCCAGATCAACGGTACGGCCCGCGACTTCAAGTTTCCGCAGGTGTGGCGCTCCAACCTGGCCATCGACCAGCAACTGCCTGGCGGCATTGTGGCTACGCTGGAAGCCATTTATTCAAAGGACCGCAACGCCGCTATTCACCGCAACTACAACTTCGTAACGCCCACTGAGCGTCTGCAAGGCACCGACAACCGCCTGATTTACCCGGCATCTGGCCCGCGCATCACACCGACCTTCAAAGGTCCTGATGGACAGGACAGCTTCCTCGACGCGGGTGTGATTGTGCTCGAAAACACCAACAAGGGCTACCAGTACAGCCTGACCGGCCAGCTCAAGAAGGACTTCGCCAACGGCCTATACCTGACGGCAGCTTACACGTACTCCAAGGCCAAGGACGTTACCTCAAACCCCGGCGAAATTGCCGCCGATGCCTATCAGCGCAACCCCGTGGTGGGCAATGCCAACGACCCCCAGCTGGCCTACAGCGACTTTGGCCTGCAGCACCGCATCATTGGGGCCGCCGGGAAGCGCTTTGCCTATGCCGACGACAAGCTGGCCACGACTATCAGCTTCTTCTTCGAAGCGGCCCAGGGCAACCGGTTTTCCTACACCTACGCCGGCGACCTGAACCGCGACGGTATCGTGGGCAACGACCTGCTGTTTGTGCCCGCCTCCCAGAACCAGATCAACCTGGTCGACATCCGCGACGCTCAGAACAACGTGCTGGTAACGGCCGCCCAGCAGTGGAGCCAGCTCAACGCCTATATCGAGCAGGACGACTACCTGAGCTCCCGCCGCGGGCAGTACACGGAGCGCAACGGCGCCATCAGCCCCTGGTATACCC
Above is a genomic segment from Hymenobacter cellulosivorans containing:
- a CDS encoding oxidoreductase, giving the protein MATTPKHWFITGVSTGFGAALAELLLEKGDKVAATFRQQEQADEFTQKAGENGRGFVVEVTDEAQVKRGIAAAIAHFGHLDVIVNNAGYGSLGSIEEIDAAEVQRQFDVNVFGPLHVLRAVLPHLRERRSGHVLNITSIGGLKTFPGVGVYNASKFALEAIGESLAQQVAPLGIKVTNIEPSGFRTDWAGRSANVVTTGIEDYQATVGENLKGIQGYSGRQPGDPQRAAQIMYDLVREENPPLHLPLGKAAVKGARDKFANLVKELEAVASLGDSADFPEGQ
- a CDS encoding TonB-dependent receptor; translation: MNLKPYLLLLLGFVLFTNGQFAAAQGVTTAAMKGVVLDAKGEPLPGATVVAVHVPTGTPYGTATRSNGQFDLLNLRVGGPYELKVSFVGYTAYSQSNIQLALGKTFEANVTLAEEGRTLDEVVVKGNRDGLINKDRTGASTNINNGAIRTLPTISRSQEDFTRLTPQSSGLSFGGRNSLYNNFSLDGSIFNNSFGLDAPTPGGQTNSQPVSLDAIEQLEVSLAPYDVRQGGFTGAGVNAVTKSGTNDFKGTVYTFLRNESLIGEKVGDVTVRNPDLKFNQTGFSLGGPIIKNKLFFFTNAEITRRDDPGLTFRPAQNAAEATAALNGQLDGVSRVLESDLIAIRQRLLSVYGYDPGTYQDFKYRTSSDKLLLKLDWNISANNTFSVRYNFLQSFREQGPHPIAIAPSSRVQGVNTLQYSNSGYTINNGLNSVVGELNSRFGEKFSNKAQLSFSAFRDVRDLPDAKLFPQIDITKNGTTYVSVGTEQFSANNELKQNITQFTDNLSYFAGAHVLTAGLTYERFSFFNAFNLARYGYPFFGGLDIDQFYKVTDPTNKADFVDLNALATAGGRRPVKGVDVNVAQLGLYAQDEWNVTPDFKLTLGVRADMPIYDTKVPANTQILNAPLRDSNGQPAQVDVTQFPKATPLFSPRLGFNYALNQNTYTTQLRGGSGIFTGRIPFVWISNQASNSQFDAGGYTFQINGTARDFKFPQVWRSNLAIDQQLPGGIVATLEAIYSKDRNAAIHRNYNFVTPTERLQGTDNRLIYPASGPRITPTFKGPDGQDSFLDAGVIVLENTNKGYQYSLTGQLKKDFANGLYLTAAYTYSKAKDVTSNPGEIAADAYQRNPVVGNANDPQLAYSDFGLQHRIIGAAGKRFAYADDKLATTISFFFEAAQGNRFSYTYAGDLNRDGIVGNDLLFVPASQNQINLVDIRDAQNNVLVTAAQQWSQLNAYIEQDDYLSSRRGQYTERNGAISPWYTQLDSKLLQDFSVKTGAKKHTLQLSFDVQNLGNLLNADWGVRRVFANNRFIETAYPAATPDAPTFQFRGGNQTFINNTDLNSRWRAQVGLRYILD
- a CDS encoding universal stress protein codes for the protein MKNILVPTDFSPAAHHAFDVAVRLAQRTGGAITLLHVEEHNDTPRFSSSGGRIGGSSLEDVFMLKYLQKIKQQMHELMAEARHLAPEVPVTDVLRTSSLVNSVLEVIAERQIDLVVMGAHEHSAWQHFFAGSNTERLVRTAPCPVLTVKHPEMQFNVRHIVFPSDFSAEADRAVPDLQRIQAVFPDATLHLLKVVPDIDQYATAMARIQDFAERHHLQHCEPEVIDAADASVGIPLFARQTHADLVVMPTHARTGLSHFLHHNVAENVARHALPPVLTFRL